The nucleotide sequence AATTTGGTTTCATTTTAAAGAATTAATAGAAATGCAACGCGACGAACAAATATTTGACTTGATATTAGACGAGCAAGACCGCCAAATAAATGGTTTGGAATTAATTGCCTCGGAAAATTTTGTAAGCGACCAAGTAATGGAAGCTGCCGGATCCGTTTTAACCAATAAATACGCAGAAGGATATCCCGGAAAAAGATATTACGGCGGCTGTGAAGTTGTTGATATTGTGGAACAAATTGCCATTGACAGAGCCAAAGCTTTGTTTAATGCAGCTTATGTAAACGTACAGCCACACTCGGGTTCGCAAGCGAATACAGCGGTTTATGCAGCAGTTTTAAAACCGGGCGACAAAATTCTAGGTTTCGATTTATCGCACGGTGGTCATTTAACGCACGGCTCACCTGTTAACTTTTCGGGTAAATTATACAACCCTGTTTTTTATGGAGTTGATGAAGCAACCGGAGTGATTAATTATGATACTATTGAAGAGATTGCAAAACGTGAAAAACCGCAATTAATTATTGCAGGCGCATCGGCTTACTCGCGAGATATGGATTTTAAACGTTTTCGTGAAATTGCAGATGCAGTTGGTGCTTTGCTTTTGGCAGATATTTCGCATCCGGCTGGTTTAATAGCAAAAGGATTATTGTCTGATCCGCTTCCGCATTGCCATATCGTAACCACCACCACCCACAAAACATTGCGTGGACCTCGTGGAGGAATGATTATGATGGGTCAAGATTTTGAAAATCCGTTTGGTTTAAAAACACCTAAAGGAGAAACTCGTATGATGTCTGCTTTGTTAGATGCTGCTGTTTTTCCTGGTAATCAAGGTGGCCCGTTAATGCACATCATTGCTGCAAAGGCGGTAGCTTTTGGCGAAGCATTACAAGACGAATTTATGCATTATGCTTTGCAAGTTCAGAAAAATGCTCAGGCAATGGCAAGCGCATTTGTAAAACGCGATTATAAAATTATTTCGGGCGGAACCGATAACCACATGATGCTGATTGATTTACGAAACAAAAACATTTCGGGCAAAGAAGCTGAAAATGCTTTGGTTAAAGCCGAAATCACCGTTAACAAAAACATGGTTCCTTTTGATGATAAATCACCGTTTGTTACCTCTGGAATTCGCGTGGGAACTGCAGCAATAACAACACGAGGTTTGGTTGAAAGCGATATGGAAACGATTGTAGATTTAATCGACCGTGTAATTATGAATCATACCAACGAAGAAGTTATTGAACAAATTGCCGATGAAGTAAACGAAATGATGAGCGAACGCGCTATGTTTGTTTTTTAACAAGTTATTTTTATAAAAAAGTTAAAGAGTCACTAAATGTGGCTCTTTTTTTGGTGGTGCTGTAACAAAATAGTACTTTTCGCAACAAACAATTTAAATCATTTTATGAAAAACATTTTACTTGCACTTCTCCTTTTTCTAAGCATCTCTGTTCAGGCACAGCAATTGATTCAAGGAATTATTAAAGACACTGAAACCCAACAACCCATTCAGCACGCACTGATTATTGGAAATATCTCAGGAAAAAGCACGGTGACCAACAGCGAAGGCCGCTTTCAGTTTCATTTGCCAAAAGAAGATTCTAAATTAATTATTAAACATTTAGATTATTTCACACAAGAAATTTCGGCAAAAAACAAAAAATCATTTCAAGTGCAAATGCAATCTTCCACCGAATCCTTAGAAGAAATTGTCATCTTAAAAACATCCATTAAATCTGAAATAGAAAAAGCCATAAAAACATCCCAACAAAGTTTCTCTAAAAACTTAAAATTGAATACTTTTTATCGGGAATTGTTGTATATAAACGGAACCATGTATCAATATGAAGATGCCGAAGCCGATTATTACCAGCAATCGATCAATGAAAGCAACGTAATTGTAAAAGAAAGCAGAAGTGTGAAATTTAATAATGAAGAAGCCAAAAAGTTTGATTCCTTATCTCGGGTACATTATTACTGGCGCGATTTTAAAGAAATTATTTCGCATGAATTTGATTTTAAATTGTTAAAAAACATCATTTCAGACAAAGAATACAATTTATACCTTACCTCTAAAACCGCAGGCGACGGCACTGAATTGTACGTTTTAAACTTTAGTCCGATTGAAAATGCAAAAAAAGCCACCCTTTCCGGAACGATGATTTATGGTTCAAACGATTATTTAATCCGAGAGATTAAGGCCAACTTGGCTGACAAATTTATGAATAACAACGAATTCATGCAGCAAAACAACCATCGTTTTAAGCGCAGTTTTTATAACCGAACTACTATTTTTAAAATTTTCAATTCAAATTATTCATTAGCATATACTTCCTACCGTATTTTTGGAGTTTCAGAAGTATTAAACCAACTCACAAAAGTGGGCGGTTTTATGGAACTCTTGATTGATTCTACCGAGCAAAACCCTATTCTCCCAGCAGCTGATGCCTTTTATACTCGTGAAAAGTTAACTCCGCTTGGCAAGAACTATAAAACTCGCTATTGGGAAAAATTTAATGTGGTTCCTTTAACCTACAAAGAAGAGCAAGTGCTTCGGTTGATTAATAAATAATTGTAACTTATTCAAAAATCTCTATAATTTCAAACGAAATATCTTGAAGCGGAAAATCGTTCTCATTGGTTGGCATTTTGCTAATTGCCAACAAAACTTCTAAGCCTTCATACACTTCGCCAAAAACCGTATAATCGTGATCTAATCGAGGTTGCCCGCCAATTGATAAATAGGTTTCGCGCTGTGCTTTGGTGAATTTTATTTGTTTTTTAATTTCTAAAGCATTCAGTTCTTCTTCAGAAACATTTTTGCCAACAACAAAATAAATCTGGTTTAAAAAAGATGCTTTTTCAATATTTTCGTCCCTGCCGGCACCAATTGCACCCAATTTGTGAAACGCACGATCATTGAATTCAGGGAGCAACCTTTTGTGTTGGTCGTCGGGTAAAAACGCTTCTCTTTCGGCAATACTATTGTCATGCTCTCCTCCTTGAACAACAAAATTTTCGATAATTCTATTGAAAAAAGATTCTTTGTAAACACCCTTTCTGACCGCATTTATAATTAACTCTTGATGTTTTGGCGTGAAATCATAAAGCAACACTTTAAAATTTCCCTGAGAAGTTTTGAACAACAATTTATGCGACTGAGCCGATAACGAACCATAAAAAAAGGTGACAAATAAAAGCGCTACTATTTTTTTCATTTGAAAAGTATTCATGCATCTAAAAGTAGTATTTATAATCCCAATTACCAAATTGCAAATTTTAAACAACAATATAATCAAAAGCATAAAATATAGACCTACAAATCATTAAATTGCTAATTCTTAAATCATTCTAAAATTCTTCCTTAAAAATAAAACCGTATTTAGTATATTTGTAAACAAAAAAACAGACTTTAAACAAATCTTATCATAATGTCAAAATCTAAGATTATCTACACATTAACAGATGAGGCGCCTATGTTGGCTACTTATTCTTTTTTACCAATTGTTAAATCGTTCACTGCACCGGCTGGTATCGAAATGGAAACACGCGATATTTCCTTGGCGGGAAGAATTTTAGCAAATTTCCCTGAATTTTTAAAAGAAGATCAAAAAATCGGTGATGCATTGGCAGAATTGGGTGAATTAGCAAAAACTCCTGAGGCAAACATCATTAAATTACCAAATATTTCTGCATCGATTCCACAGTTAACGGAAGCTATTGCTGAGTTGCAAGCTCATGGATATGCAGTGCCAAATTATCCTTCAGATCCAACAAACGATGAAGAAAAAGCAATAAAAGCAGCCTATTCAAAAGTATTAGGTTCGGCAGTAAACCCCGTACTTCGCGAAGGAAATTCGGACCGTCGTGCACCAAAAGCTGTTAAGAATTATGCAAAAGCAAATCCTCACTCAATGGGTGCTTGGTCTGCAGATTCTAAAACAAAAGTGGCTCACATGGAAAGTGGAGATTTCTACGGTACAGAAAAATCGGTGACTGTTGAAAATGCTTCTCAATTTAAAATAGAATTTGTGGCAACCAACGGTTCTGTTAAAGAATTAAAAGGTTTATCACCATTAAAAGCAGGCGAAATCATCGATAGTTCGGTAATGAATCTTACTGCTTTAAAAGCTTTTGTTGCAAACACCATTGCAGAAGCAAAAGCAGCAGGCGTTTTATTGTCTGCACACTTAAAAGCGACAATGATGAAGGTTTCGGATCCTATTATTTTCGGAGCTATCGTTGAAGTATATTTTAAAGATGTTTTCACGCAATTTGCAGATTTATTTGCAGAATTAAACATCAATCCAAATAATGGTTTAGGCGAACTATACAGTAAAATAGCAGGCAAGCCACAAGAAGCTGAAGTAAAAGCGGCTATTGACGCGGCTATTGCAAACGGTCCTGATTTGGCAATGGTAAATTCCGACAAAGGAATTACCAATTTACACGTACCATCTGATGTAATTGTTGATGCTTCAATGCCAGCAATGATTCGAACATCTGGACAAATGTGGAACAAAGAAGGTAAGCAACAAGATACTTTTGCATTGATTCCAGATCGCTCATATGCAGGTATTTACACAGCTGTTATAGAAGATTGCAAAGCAAATGGCGCATTAGATCCAAAAACAATGGGTTCTGTTCCAAACGTTGGTTTAATGGCTCAAAAAGCAGAAGAATACGGTTCGCACGATAAAACATTCCAAGCTGATGCAGAAGGAACAATTCGTGTGGTTGATGCAGAAGGAAACGTGTTT is from Paenimyroides aestuarii and encodes:
- the glyA gene encoding serine hydroxymethyltransferase — its product is MQRDEQIFDLILDEQDRQINGLELIASENFVSDQVMEAAGSVLTNKYAEGYPGKRYYGGCEVVDIVEQIAIDRAKALFNAAYVNVQPHSGSQANTAVYAAVLKPGDKILGFDLSHGGHLTHGSPVNFSGKLYNPVFYGVDEATGVINYDTIEEIAKREKPQLIIAGASAYSRDMDFKRFREIADAVGALLLADISHPAGLIAKGLLSDPLPHCHIVTTTTHKTLRGPRGGMIMMGQDFENPFGLKTPKGETRMMSALLDAAVFPGNQGGPLMHIIAAKAVAFGEALQDEFMHYALQVQKNAQAMASAFVKRDYKIISGGTDNHMMLIDLRNKNISGKEAENALVKAEITVNKNMVPFDDKSPFVTSGIRVGTAAITTRGLVESDMETIVDLIDRVIMNHTNEEVIEQIADEVNEMMSERAMFVF
- a CDS encoding carboxypeptidase-like regulatory domain-containing protein, with translation MKNILLALLLFLSISVQAQQLIQGIIKDTETQQPIQHALIIGNISGKSTVTNSEGRFQFHLPKEDSKLIIKHLDYFTQEISAKNKKSFQVQMQSSTESLEEIVILKTSIKSEIEKAIKTSQQSFSKNLKLNTFYRELLYINGTMYQYEDAEADYYQQSINESNVIVKESRSVKFNNEEAKKFDSLSRVHYYWRDFKEIISHEFDFKLLKNIISDKEYNLYLTSKTAGDGTELYVLNFSPIENAKKATLSGTMIYGSNDYLIREIKANLADKFMNNNEFMQQNNHRFKRSFYNRTTIFKIFNSNYSLAYTSYRIFGVSEVLNQLTKVGGFMELLIDSTEQNPILPAADAFYTREKLTPLGKNYKTRYWEKFNVVPLTYKEEQVLRLINK
- a CDS encoding peptidylprolyl isomerase, translated to MKKIVALLFVTFFYGSLSAQSHKLLFKTSQGNFKVLLYDFTPKHQELIINAVRKGVYKESFFNRIIENFVVQGGEHDNSIAEREAFLPDDQHKRLLPEFNDRAFHKLGAIGAGRDENIEKASFLNQIYFVVGKNVSEEELNALEIKKQIKFTKAQRETYLSIGGQPRLDHDYTVFGEVYEGLEVLLAISKMPTNENDFPLQDISFEIIEIFE
- a CDS encoding NADP-dependent isocitrate dehydrogenase produces the protein MMSKSKIIYTLTDEAPMLATYSFLPIVKSFTAPAGIEMETRDISLAGRILANFPEFLKEDQKIGDALAELGELAKTPEANIIKLPNISASIPQLTEAIAELQAHGYAVPNYPSDPTNDEEKAIKAAYSKVLGSAVNPVLREGNSDRRAPKAVKNYAKANPHSMGAWSADSKTKVAHMESGDFYGTEKSVTVENASQFKIEFVATNGSVKELKGLSPLKAGEIIDSSVMNLTALKAFVANTIAEAKAAGVLLSAHLKATMMKVSDPIIFGAIVEVYFKDVFTQFADLFAELNINPNNGLGELYSKIAGKPQEAEVKAAIDAAIANGPDLAMVNSDKGITNLHVPSDVIVDASMPAMIRTSGQMWNKEGKQQDTFALIPDRSYAGIYTAVIEDCKANGALDPKTMGSVPNVGLMAQKAEEYGSHDKTFQADAEGTIRVVDAEGNVFMEQKVETGDIFRMCQTKDAPIQDWVKLAVNRARLSETPAVFWLDENRAHDREIIKKVNKYLANFDTTGLDIRILAPVDACKFSLERIRKGQDTISVSGNVLRDYLTDLFPILEVGTSAKMLSIVPLMNGGGLFETGAGGSAPKHIEQFIEEGYLRWDSLGEFLALGASLEHLSQTQNNPKAMILADALDVATEKFLANDKSPGRKLGTIDNRGSHFYLAMYWAEALAAQTKDADLAASFAPIAQEMTANEAKINEELIASQGKPQEIKGYYQPNFELTSKAMRPSATLNAIVSKLG